The following is a genomic window from Collimonas fungivorans Ter331.
CAGTTCCAGCGCGCGTTCCAGCGGCGCGCCGTTGAGCAGCAGCGGCAGGGCGACATTCTGCTGCAAGGTCAGGTGCGGCAGTACATGGAAGGCCTGGAAAATGAAGCCGAGTTTCTGCCGGCGCAGCAGGGTAGCGGCATCGTCGTCCAGGCTCGACATGCTGACGCCGTCGATCAGTATCGAGCCGCTGTTGGCGCTGTCGAGGCCGGCGATCAGGTTGAGCAAGGTCGACTTGCCGACGCCGGAATCGCCCATGATGGCGACGTATTCGCCGGCCGCCAGCGAGAAGTCGAGATGCGCCAGCACCACCCGGCCATGCGCATAAGACTTGCGCAGGCCGCGGCATTCCAGCGTGGGGACCAGGTCGGGGATGAAATCGGATGTCGTTTCGGTTGTGGTGTGCATGCAGGCCGGTCGCTTGAACAAAGTTGGTCGCCAACAGTGTAGAGGATTTGCGCGATGACCGTGCTTCACACTCATCGGCTGAACTTATAATAGGCATGGTTCACGCGAAAACCGCGTGGCCGCATTATTTTTGGCACTTTGGCACTTTGGCACTTTGGCTCTATACGCGCCCTTAGCGATTCTTTGCGGACATCCATGAACCCGGAACACCTACAACTGCTGGTCACGCGCCAGATGCCTTACGGGAAATACAAGGGACGCCTGATCGCCGACCTGCCGGGCGATTACCTGGCCTGGTTCGCGCGCGAAGGTTTTCCCACGGGTGAGCTGGGCGGGCTGATCGCCTTGATGTATGAGCTGGATCACAACGCGCTGGCGCACCTGCTTGAGCCTTTGCGCCAGCGCTGAAGCAATAAAGTTATCTGTCCACCTTCCTTTCAGCGATAGAATCCGTCTCATGGCTACTCCACTCAATCCTTCCGAACTGAAACAATCCGCCAGGAACATCAAGGCGCGTTTCGTCGCCATCTCCTGGCGCGACCTGGCCATCAGCTTTGGCCCGATCGCCTTGCTGGTGGTGGTCGCCATCTGGCTGGCGATCTGGTTCATCCATCCGGCGCCGCCGAACAGCATCACGATGATCACCGGCCCTGAACATAGCAATTTCTGGAATACGGCGCAGAAGTACCAGAAGATTTTGGCGCGCAACGGCATCAAGCTCAAGATCGTGACTTCGGAGGGCTCGCTGGATAACCTGAAGAAGCTGAACGATCCGAATTCCGGCATCGACGTCGGTTTTGTCCAGGGCGGGGTGGCGGGCGACCTGCCGATCGACCAGCTGGTGTCGCTGGGCAGCGTCTCTTATGTGCCGGTATCGGTGTTTTACCGCGGCAAGGAAAGGCTCAACCGCCTGTCCGAACTGGCGGGCAAGCGGGTCGCCATCGGCATGCAGGGCAGCGGTTCGCGGGTGCTGGCCTTGACGTTGCTGAAAGCGAACGGCATCGAAGCCGGCGGCAAGACCGAGCTGCTCGACATGGGCGGCGACGAAGCCGCGCAGGCGCTGACCGACAGCAAGATCGACGCCGCTTTCCTGATGGGCGACTCGGCCTCGCCGCCGACCATGGGCAGGCTGCTGCACACGCCCGGCATCCGCCTCCTCGATTTCTCCCAGGCCGGCGCTTATGCGCGCCGCTTCAGCTACCTGAACGAATTGAATATGCCGAAGGGGGTGTTCGACCTGGGCCAGAACATTCCCAGCCGCGACATCCGCCTGATTGCGCCGACCGCCGAACTGATCGCTCGCGAAGACCTGCATCCGGCGCTCTCCGACCTGCTGATCGACGCCGCCAAGGAAGTGCACAGCGGTCCCAATGTACTGCAGCGCGCGGGCGAGTTCCCGGCGCCGCTGGCCCATGAATTCCGCATCAGCGACGACGCTACCCGTTACTACAAATCGGGCAAGGGGTTTTTCTATCGCACCTTGCCGTTCTGGCTGGCCAGCCTGGTGGACCGTACCTTGGTGGTGCTGCTGCCGATCATCCTGCTGCTGATCCCCGGTTTCAAACTGGTGCCGCTGCTGTACGGCTGGCGCATCAAGTCGCGCATCTATCGCTGGTATGGCATCCTGATAGCGCTGGAACGCGCCGCCGTGGTCGACACCGACACGCCGGAGCAGCAGGCGCAGCTGCTGAAGAAGCTCGACCATATCGAGGATTCGGTCAACCGGATGAAAATGCCGCTGGCGTTTGCCGATCAGTTTTACGTGCTGCGGGAACATATCGGTTTCGTGCGCAGCCGCCTGCTTAATCGTAGCTAAAATCGCGTAGCTGAATCGCGTAGCTGAATCGCGTAGCTGAATCGCGCAACTGAGTCGCGCAGCTGAATCGGCCCATTGCAGGCGGCCCGCGCACCTGGCGCATTACTAGCACATTACAATTGGCAATAACAGATGTGGCCGTTAAAACATCTTTTCAAATTGCTGCGCAGCATCGGTTATGATTTCCCGGATATTTTGTCAATCGAGCAGAGGTGAGCCATGAGATTCCCCGTTCCTGTCATATGCGCGTTGCTGTTTGCGCAATCCGCGCCGGCGTTTGCGGCGCTCGGTGCGGCTGCCGGCCCGGCCGCCGGCGCTCCCCCCCAGGCCCAGGCTGACGCCGCACGCGCCAAGGCCAGCGCCCGCGTGACCAGCTACAGCGGTTATACGGTCAGTGAAGTAGTAGAGCCTTCTGGCACCACGGTGCGCGAGTATATCGGCGCCGACAACGTGGTGTTTGCCGTCAGCTGGCAGGGGCCGAGCATGCCGAACCTGCAGCAGTTGCTGGGCAGTTATGCCGATCAGTACGTGGCGGCCGCCAGCGAGCCGCATCCGGGCCGGCGCGCCGTCGCGATCCAGTCGGATCAGCTGGTGCTGCGTTCCGGCGGCCACATGCGTTCCTTTGCTGGCAACGCCTATGTGCCTTCCTTGCTGCCGCAAGGCGTGACCCCTGACAACATTCGCTGACCGGAGACCACCATGCGCTTCCTGACGTATCTGCTTTGCCTGTTCAGCACACTGTTCCTGTTCGCCTGCGGCGGCGGTGGCGGCGGTTCCGACAGCGGCCCGACGCCGCCGACGCCGCAGCCGGTCCAGAATGTCCAGGCCCTGGTGATCGACAACGGTCCTGCGGCCGCTTCCGGCTCGGTCAACGCGCCGTATGTCTCGTTGACCATCTGTCAGCCCGGCAGCGCCACGCAATGCCAGACCATCGACCATATCCTGGTCGATACCGGTTCGAGCGGCCTGCGCATCATGTCTTCGGTGCTGGCCTCTAACCTGGCGCTGCCGTCGGTGGCCAGCGCCAACGGCAGTCCGTTAGCCGAATGCGCGCGTTTTGCCGACGGTTATAGCTGGGGTTCGGTGAAACAGGCTGACTTGCGCATCGCCGGCGAAGTCGCCAGCGGCATTTCGGTGCACATCATCGGCGACAGCGCCTTTCCGTCGGTGCCTAACGGTTGCTCCGGCAGCCTGGTGGCGGAAAACACGGTGGCGGCGTTCCATGCCAACGGCGTGCTCGGCATCAGCACCTTTATCCAGGATTGCGGTTCTGCCTGCGCCAGCCAGGCGCTGGAAGGCTGGTATTACTCCTGCCCGAGCAGCAACAACTGTACGGCAACCACGTTGGCGGTGAACCGGCAAGTCGGCAATCCGGTAGCGGTTTTCCCGCAGGATAACAATGGTACGGTGATACAGCTGCCGTCGGTCGGCGCCAACGGCGCCTCCGGCGTCACCGGTTCGCTGATTTTCGGCATCGGCACGCAAGCCAACAATGCGCTGGGCAGCGCCAGCATCTATACCTTGAACAGTTCCGGCAACCTGAGCGCCTTGTACCAGGGGCAGGTGATGCAGGCGTTTTTCGACAGCGGTTCGAACGGCCTGTTTTTCGCCGATACGAGCATCCCTAACTGCACCAGCAGCAAAGGGTTTTACTGTCCGTCGTCCACGCTTAGCCGCAGTGTAGTGAATACCGGCCTGAACGGCCGCAACAGCACCGTCAACTTCAATATCGTGAATGCCGATACGCTGTTCCAGGCCAATCCGAACAACACCGCCTTCAACAACATCGGCGGCGGCGCGGCTTTCGCTTCGTTTTTCGACTGGGGACTGCCGTTCTATTTCGGGCGTTCGGTCTACACCGCGCTTGAAGGGGTCTCGGCGGGCGGCACGACCGGGCCTTACATAGCCTATTGATCGATGCGGGTAGGGTGGGCACAAAAGCGTGCCCACCCTACCGGCTTGGCAGATAGCGGGACGGGTCGACCGGTTTTCCCTGGCGGCGGATCTCGAAATACAGCTTGACCGCGCTGCTGTCGGACTTGCCCATTTCGGCGATCTTCTGGCCCTTGCTGACCATCTGTCCTTCCTTGACGACGATGGTCTTGTTATGGGCATAGACCGACAGCAGGCTGCTGTTGTGCTTGATGATGACCAGGTTGCCGTAGCCGCGGATGCCGCTGCCGGAATACATCACCTTGCCGGCGGCGGCCGCCATCACCGGCTGTCCCAGCTGGCCGAAAATGTCTATCCCCTTTTTGCCCTGGCCGAGGCCGCTGCCGGATTGGCCGCTGGCCGGCCAGGCCCAGTCGATCGCATCCTTGTCGTCGCTGGCGGCGGGCGCCGTATCGGCGCTGTCCGTGCTGCGCGGTTTGGCGGTGCTGCCGGAAGTTGCGGCGGCGCCTTGCGGCAAGACCCGCAATACCTGGTCGACCTTGATGTCGTTCGGGTCCGACAGCCGGTTCCAGGCGATGATGTCGCTATTGCTGCGCCGGAATTTGCGCGCGATGCTGGACAGGGTGTCGCCTTTTTGCACGGTGTAGTAGCCGGGGCCGCTCGGCTGAGCCGGGCCGGAGCCGGACGGCGTGCCGCAGGCGGCGAGGGTGGCCAGCAGGATCAGCGCGAGGCTGAGGTTCCTGATTCTGTTGCGTTTTTTCGGGCTGGATGCTTCGGTATTCAGGACCAACAATGTCATTCCTCTGATCAATCGATCTCGCTTTAGTTAGGTAATGGCCGGCGCCGTCGGGCCGGCGCCGCATCTTCTGACCTTGTCAGGCTTAACTAGTTGCGTGTTTCGCATTCATGGGCGGTGTTGCCGTTTTTTCTAGAGGCTTGAGGATATCCCAATTGTGCCGGCGGGGTAAAGGCAGCAATCCGGCTCTTGAGAAGGCCCTGTTTTGGTGTCAATAAGATAATTGATTGTACCCGTTTCGTGTCCGCTGTTACGTTACATGTAACGTATCAATTGCGGTCCGGCGACGCCAGCCAGGGATGAGCGCGGTTTTGCTGAAAATTCTCTTAGCCTTTGATTTATAAGGATTTATTTCTTGCAATAATAGAAAATGTGGATATGTTTTTTTCATTTATTCAAAGCTTTTCCGGTTGGCATGTTCTTTGCGGAATAGACAAGCAGGAACAACCGGTTCGAACTTTCAATAAAAGGGGAAACACATCATGAAAACATCAAAAGGTGGTTTGATTGTCGCATCGCTGTTATTGACCAGTTTGCTGGCCGGTTGCGCCAGCGGCGGCACCATCGGCAAATCGTTGGGATCGGGCAGCGGCACTGGCCAGGGGGCTGGCGGCGGTGCGGGCGGCGGCACTGGTGATGGTGGTGGAACAGGCGGTGGCGGCGGTGGAACCGGCGATGGTGGCGGCACAGGTGGCGGCGGAACAGGCGGTGGTGGAACAGGCGGTGGTGGAACAGGTGGTGGTGGAACAGGTGGTGGTGGAACAGGTGGCGGCGGCACAGGTGGCGGCGGCACAGGTGGTGGCGGCACAGGCGGTGGCGGCACAGGCGGTGGCGGCGGCGGCGGTGGTGGCGGCGGTGGTGGTGGCGGTGGCGGTGGCGGTGGTGGTACAGGCGCTTCGGCCAACTTCCTCTCCAACGTCGGCACTACCGTTTCCGGCACAGGCGCTGCGCTGGATGCGATAGGCAATACCGTGATCAATAACGTGCCGCTGCTGTCGACCGGGGCTAAGGGCGGCCTGGCCGGCGTGGTTAACAACGGCACCGGCATTGTCTCCACCTTGGGCGCCGGCATTACCAACGGCCTGGGCCAGCTCGGCACCAATCCGAATGCACTCGGCACTACCCTCGGCAGCACCGGCAACGTGGTTACGGGAGTGGGGAATACTGTACAGAGCGCCGGGCAGCTGGTGTCTGGTCTGGGCAGCGGTCCGCTGGCGCCACTGGCTGTCGTTACAACGCCTGTGGGCGGCCTGGTGACTCAGGTCGGCGCTGCAGTCTCCGGACTGGGAGCACCGCTGACTGCTGCCTTGACTACCGGCCCGGTGCAGCAGATTACTCAGACCGTGACCCAGGCAATCGTACCGCTGACCAGTACTGTGACGACGTTGACACAGACAGTCGGCAATGCGACCGGCCTCAACCAGCCTGTGAACACCTTGCTGGTGACAGCGGGCGGCGGCGTTTCCAGCCTGGGCGGTGCATTGACCGCGGCTAACGTGCCGGTAGTCAGCAGCCTGGGCGGCGTAGTGAGCAATGTCGGCGCCACGGTAGCCGGACTTGGCACCAACGCC
Proteins encoded in this region:
- a CDS encoding collagen-like triple helix repeat-containing protein; the protein is MGSGSGTGQGAGGGAGGGTGDGGGTGGGGGGTGDGGGTGGGGTGGGGTGGGGTGGGGTGGGGTGGGGTGGGGTGGGGTGGGGTGGGGGGGGGGGGGGGGGGGGGTGASANFLSNVGTTVSGTGAALDAIGNTVINNVPLLSTGAKGGLAGVVNNGTGIVSTLGAGITNGLGQLGTNPNALGTTLGSTGNVVTGVGNTVQSAGQLVSGLGSGPLAPLAVVTTPVGGLVTQVGAAVSGLGAPLTAALTTGPVQQITQTVTQAIVPLTSTVTTLTQTVGNATGLNQPVNTLLVTAGGGVSSLGGALTAANVPVVSSLGGVVSNVGATVAGLGTNALVGTGQPLLGNKTGGLLQPLNNVLTGVVGGIGGVGGGAGGPLAPITGLLGGLTGAVGGAGGSAGGPLAPVTGLLSGLTGALGGATGSAGGPLAPVTGLLSGLTGAVGGATGAGAGPLAPVTNLVAGLTGALGGATGSTAASPLAPVTNLVAGLTGGKPATGTTNDPLAPVTGLLNGLLGGAAKK
- a CDS encoding peptidoglycan DD-metalloendopeptidase family protein, which produces MTLLVLNTEASSPKKRNRIRNLSLALILLATLAACGTPSGSGPAQPSGPGYYTVQKGDTLSSIARKFRRSNSDIIAWNRLSDPNDIKVDQVLRVLPQGAAATSGSTAKPRSTDSADTAPAASDDKDAIDWAWPASGQSGSGLGQGKKGIDIFGQLGQPVMAAAAGKVMYSGSGIRGYGNLVIIKHNSSLLSVYAHNKTIVVKEGQMVSKGQKIAEMGKSDSSAVKLYFEIRRQGKPVDPSRYLPSR
- a CDS encoding DUF2844 domain-containing protein, which gives rise to MRFPVPVICALLFAQSAPAFAALGAAAGPAAGAPPQAQADAARAKASARVTSYSGYTVSEVVEPSGTTVREYIGADNVVFAVSWQGPSMPNLQQLLGSYADQYVAAASEPHPGRRAVAIQSDQLVLRSGGHMRSFAGNAYVPSLLPQGVTPDNIR
- a CDS encoding ABC transporter ATP-binding protein, which produces MHTTTETTSDFIPDLVPTLECRGLRKSYAHGRVVLAHLDFSLAAGEYVAIMGDSGVGKSTLLNLIAGLDSANSGSILIDGVSMSSLDDDAATLLRRQKLGFIFQAFHVLPHLTLQQNVALPLLLNGAPLERALELLAAVGLAGRGNDFPRQLSGGEMQRVAIARALVHRPKLILADEPTGNLDPDTAHEVLALLRQEIKANGASAIVVTHSAAAAASADRVLVMSADGLQPQ
- a CDS encoding DUF3820 family protein; translated protein: MNPEHLQLLVTRQMPYGKYKGRLIADLPGDYLAWFAREGFPTGELGGLIALMYELDHNALAHLLEPLRQR
- a CDS encoding DUF3443 domain-containing protein translates to MRFLTYLLCLFSTLFLFACGGGGGGSDSGPTPPTPQPVQNVQALVIDNGPAAASGSVNAPYVSLTICQPGSATQCQTIDHILVDTGSSGLRIMSSVLASNLALPSVASANGSPLAECARFADGYSWGSVKQADLRIAGEVASGISVHIIGDSAFPSVPNGCSGSLVAENTVAAFHANGVLGISTFIQDCGSACASQALEGWYYSCPSSNNCTATTLAVNRQVGNPVAVFPQDNNGTVIQLPSVGANGASGVTGSLIFGIGTQANNALGSASIYTLNSSGNLSALYQGQVMQAFFDSGSNGLFFADTSIPNCTSSKGFYCPSSTLSRSVVNTGLNGRNSTVNFNIVNADTLFQANPNNTAFNNIGGGAAFASFFDWGLPFYFGRSVYTALEGVSAGGTTGPYIAY
- a CDS encoding TAXI family TRAP transporter solute-binding subunit produces the protein MATPLNPSELKQSARNIKARFVAISWRDLAISFGPIALLVVVAIWLAIWFIHPAPPNSITMITGPEHSNFWNTAQKYQKILARNGIKLKIVTSEGSLDNLKKLNDPNSGIDVGFVQGGVAGDLPIDQLVSLGSVSYVPVSVFYRGKERLNRLSELAGKRVAIGMQGSGSRVLALTLLKANGIEAGGKTELLDMGGDEAAQALTDSKIDAAFLMGDSASPPTMGRLLHTPGIRLLDFSQAGAYARRFSYLNELNMPKGVFDLGQNIPSRDIRLIAPTAELIAREDLHPALSDLLIDAAKEVHSGPNVLQRAGEFPAPLAHEFRISDDATRYYKSGKGFFYRTLPFWLASLVDRTLVVLLPIILLLIPGFKLVPLLYGWRIKSRIYRWYGILIALERAAVVDTDTPEQQAQLLKKLDHIEDSVNRMKMPLAFADQFYVLREHIGFVRSRLLNRS